The Branchiostoma lanceolatum isolate klBraLanc5 chromosome 3, klBraLanc5.hap2, whole genome shotgun sequence DNA segment TGTTGTCGGTGTCTACTGTGATGTTGTAAGTTTCTACTGGATATGGAAGGTTCCGGATTCTCCACATGAATGCTTTTTTGGTATCTCTTCTTGTAAAAATGGGctggaaaataaacaacattaCATCATTTAGCACCAAGTTGCATTGATGAACTTCACATCACAACAAttgatacagtcaaaactgctgaCATATCATATCAGTCATCATCGTGGATAAAAAGCTCCCTCTATTGGTTTACCCAAGAACAGCAGATCTACAACAAATTGACAACAGTAGCAAACCAGTACATGAAGGTGGGTGTGAAAACCTACATTACTGCTGCTTTCCACCATTCCCTGTGTCTCCATAGCAGCAGGGCGAAACACCTGGGGGTCACCGACCTCTATCTCCCATGTACCTGCACCCCCCAATGTTCCCTTTTTCCTCCACTTTCTTACTGTGGGAAGAGATAAATTGAAGGATTTtataaaagaaatgattttaCAGAAAAAATGGGATCATTGGCCTttcactgtctcggaaaaagaagtcgaacccatcatcatcatcgttcctccTCTTTCGAGGTGCAGCAAGAGAAGTTCGTCCTCTCAGttgaacccaataagttagaacttaatgtcagtagttaagactataGTAGTCACATGTtttactgttcatcattgtctgtccgtcctgtctgtgttacatgtacttacaattagcctacaggcaggaacttgcaataaactttatcgTTATtataaaaatatcatgaaaaaaaagataaaattttTATGTCATCGAGCCTCAAACAAACTGTTACACTCTGGCAGTCTGGCTAGATACTGTCTAGCAACCTTGCTGACGTCAGATGGGTAAATGCCTTGTTCTTCGCTTGGCATCACGTTTTTCACTATGTGAGACTAGCAATTAGTAATAAATACTTACACAAGAGATCGTTGGTCTTCACATCATATTCTTCTGCCATCTCCTTGCCATCTGGAAACTTGAAATGAACTTTTTTCTTCCCTGGACAGAAAAGAACAGTGAGGCATGTCACACATCATAAGCATTTGCTTGATATACTTGTAACATATCAACTTTGCATCTTTTCCAACAGCTCAGGACATAATGATGTACCAACCCCTCTCATGCAACCAACAACACATACAACCCTGTCTAGAATTAAGGTTTCCTAAGATTTTAACATGGTTTGATGAGAATGTAGGTAGTgcagatttttgtgcagtttgacttttactgacactttagttagagacactggaattgaatatgaacactttgaaaaaattatgcttgatagggcaatgtggagtgaaaATATACTTCttgtttgatgatgatgatgagtgcagattttggaCACTTCagccctttaccaactcgggACCACAGCTAATCAGAACAACTCAGCTCAacaccctgaccctaaccctggcCGAGTTACCTTTTAATAGGACATCTCGGTGTAGAACTAGAAGGCATCTTCTTGCCTGTTaggggtgttgggccgagttgaccggGCCAAGCCGAATTGACCTGATCATGATCCCAAAGATTTGTATGCTGGTAGTGCATGCAGTGTTTTCCACCATTTTCACACAAAGTGTATACAGAGACATAGAAACAGAGTGAAAACGGTTGAAAACACCGCACTACCGGCATGCAAATACAGTATGTGTACTTCACTATGAAGCTGTACTGAGACTCTCTCATCAGGAACACCCAGATGTCCTGATATTCACATTACTAAGAATCGACACAGCAGGCTATTTGTCAAGCATTTGAACTGACTGTCGTAACAAAAGCAATAAATTATACGAAgcaaaaacattttcatatacGTGACgttaccgcccccctccccaggcctATTGCAACTTGTATCTAATGCAATCATATAGACGTTGATCGACTCAGGCATGCTACATGATTATCAATACAGCTTTATACAATACTGTAGCTATTGAGTATTAACATTTGGCCCCCTCACCGTCCTGAACAAGCGCAGTTTTTTCCGCTGACTGCAGGTAACTTAACCAGTCATTGGGCGACGCCATGTTGGATCCTAGTGCACTCTGGGGCTTCGGGAAGCTTCTAGCggcagttaccatggcaaccgacAGGTGAGCCCTGGACCAAATCGACCTGTTATAACTTATACATCATCAAACTTTTTCTGAATCATGAAATTCCCTTCGGCAATTCCACTTCGACCATAATTTTCGTTCCTTGCTATTTGAAACGTTCACTATATCATGATGCTATTATTAAAACTATCAAAATGGGATTGGACTAAATTTGGACATTGTCTCGATGGTCCGTAAGAATGGATGTAGGAAGAAACAGTGTGAACCGAAATCATTAGTATCTGGCCAAATGTGTGAACAGTGCATGCCTTCTCTCCCTCCAATGATAGTATCAGCATCCTTTCTcccagtatctgcttggagttctAGCCTTGAGCACATGCACGAGCGACCTCTAGAGGAATTGTTAACAACTGCAAGTGAACTTTGCCCTACCAGCTGTGGTCCCGTCTTGTGACAGTGAATTTGCTACAGGGATCACAGCAGGAATGGAAGTCGTCGCCGGGAACGACCAGGAGTCACTACTGAAGAACAGCGTCAATGTGGAAAGATCGAGCAGCGACTACAGAGTCTACAGAAGACGCTGGTACATTCTAGCAGTGCTGTGTCTGCTGAACCTCAGCAATGGAACAGTGAGTAATATAATATTAGCGGTACCTTTATACAATTTTTGTTAACCCTAAAGGCCCGCGACCGCGAGTAACCTTTACGTGATTACGTCATACAGGGCAACGTCCACCATAAAAGCTAACCTTGCACGTGGACTGCTTTCCGCAGTAAGCAATAGCAGATCGTAAAGCTGCAAAATATATGATCCTGGCATCGTTTCTCAGTAGccccaaccaaggaggttaaatatttaacctccttgccccaACACAACACAGTGCACTTCATCATGGACCTTATTTGTGATATCTCATAGCTATATAATTAGCCAaaaatacttttgaaaaaacaatTTGACATCATCATTTTGTCTTATTTTATAATAGAAAAGTGTTCAACAATTTTTGTATATGTCGCCCTATCAATTATTGATATATTGCCACTGCTGTCACACATtggagagggtctgcatgccctttttcgtgaagcgttacgagcgattttaattcaccgttaatcgttaccggccgccctgaatttaccgtaaagcgttatcggtatattaatcgtgaagcgttactggtcgttttaattcctcgttaaccgttatttgtcatcctgaattcaacgttaagcgttattgagtaattcctcgttacgcaggaaaaagcatttcagtgggtcaagatttcaaaattttctccagggagctcacggctccggcgaaaatatgtcggtagggcgcccccagccccccacaaaatttcaagctgaaacagttctatttttcactctaccagcaaagttttctcctcaaaattcaggaaattaagcgtttcgcggttcaagattttaaatTTTTCcccgggcctccgtcgaaaaatattgtcaggagggcgtcgacccccaaaaccCAAGCCGAAACTcgtttgtattttttcacaaacagagatatcattaaacttaacttacattaccagtaatatttgcccatcgaaatgcaagaaatagcgtttcagggtgtcaattttccccgggagcatgtcgcagctccagCGAGGTCTGGAGGGTGTGACGCCCCTCAagaatcaagctgaaactcttctgtattttttttcaaatagagatgtcataaaacttagcttactcttcagcaaaatccccccctcagaatgcaggaaatagcgtttcagagggtcaagatttcaaaattttcgtccgtgatcatgaacattttgtCACACTaatacgaaatttcctgtcgccgc contains these protein-coding regions:
- the LOC136431096 gene encoding protein DPCD-like, with the translated sequence MVTAARSFPKPQSALGSNMASPNDWLSYLQSAEKTALVQDGKKKVHFKFPDGKEMAEEYDVKTNDLLLRKWRKKGTLGGAGTWEIEVGDPQVFRPAAMETQGMVESSSNPIFTRRDTKKAFMWRIRNLPYPVETYNITVDTDNRCVIVRTTNKKYYKKFPIPDMDRAGLPLEQRAVNYAHANNTLVITYEKPAVVLEMERQVLQELKKLKASRDGDVECNPS